The Brevibacillus brevis genome contains a region encoding:
- a CDS encoding DedA family protein — MEVDLLMSIIEQYGYVAIFFLLWLGIVGLPIPDELVVATGGFLASIGVLNPWYSFLAGYLGVASGLTIGFLLGKYFGKPILQWLCKTEKTRNAVNRSTGLLEKYGTAALCISYLFPVVRHVVPYLVGLGGMTFRRYAMLSYPIGLVWTIGFYFLGYVFGNNVEAIIEVIRKYGFYALLVIVVVLAVVFFVRKQFMANRAYRAKGE; from the coding sequence ATGGAAGTCGACCTGCTGATGTCAATCATAGAGCAATACGGCTACGTAGCGATTTTTTTCCTGCTTTGGCTAGGGATTGTCGGTTTGCCGATTCCCGATGAGCTGGTTGTCGCTACAGGAGGATTTCTTGCCTCCATCGGCGTTTTAAACCCTTGGTATTCTTTTTTAGCGGGGTATTTAGGGGTTGCCTCCGGATTGACGATTGGCTTTTTACTTGGAAAGTACTTTGGGAAACCGATATTGCAATGGCTGTGCAAAACCGAGAAAACGAGGAATGCCGTGAATCGATCAACGGGCTTGCTGGAGAAGTATGGTACTGCTGCTCTTTGCATCAGCTACTTATTTCCGGTTGTCCGTCATGTCGTACCTTATTTGGTCGGGCTTGGCGGTATGACGTTTCGTCGTTATGCGATGCTGTCTTATCCGATCGGATTGGTTTGGACCATCGGCTTTTATTTTCTCGGCTATGTATTCGGTAATAATGTGGAAGCCATTATCGAAGTCATCCGCAAATACGGTTTCTACGCTTTGCTGGTGATCGTGGTTGTATTGGCTGTGGTATTCTTCGTACGCAAGCAGTTTATGGCAAATCGGGCATATCGGGCAAAAGGAGAATAA
- a CDS encoding DNA alkylation repair protein: MNASEYTGAVEGLLRTHGDSIVAGPMAQYMKNHFPFLGIKSPQRKELTKQIFRDYGAPENWEQVVRSLWALPAREYQYVALDVLEKSKKRLTPDHLPFVVELITTKSWWDTVDYLASHATGKLFALHPELIEPNTTAWMDGANMWLQRTAILFQLSYKDKTDQRLLFSLVERCADSKEFFIQKAIGWALREYAKTNPNAVREFVEATPIASLSRREALKHLS; this comes from the coding sequence ATGAACGCAAGCGAGTATACGGGGGCTGTCGAGGGACTGTTGCGTACACATGGCGATTCAATTGTGGCTGGCCCCATGGCGCAGTACATGAAAAATCATTTTCCTTTTCTGGGAATAAAATCGCCGCAGCGCAAAGAACTGACCAAACAAATCTTTCGTGATTATGGCGCTCCCGAAAATTGGGAGCAGGTCGTTCGTTCCTTGTGGGCTTTGCCAGCGCGAGAGTACCAGTATGTAGCGCTTGACGTACTCGAGAAGTCCAAAAAGCGTCTCACCCCTGACCATCTCCCGTTCGTTGTTGAACTTATCACGACAAAATCGTGGTGGGATACCGTGGATTATTTGGCTTCCCATGCAACAGGCAAATTGTTTGCCTTGCATCCCGAACTGATCGAGCCGAATACGACAGCCTGGATGGATGGAGCAAACATGTGGCTGCAACGAACGGCGATTTTATTTCAGTTGTCGTACAAGGACAAGACAGATCAGCGGCTGCTTTTTTCCTTGGTGGAAAGATGCGCGGATTCCAAAGAGTTTTTTATTCAGAAGGCAATCGGCTGGGCGTTGAGAGAGTATGCGAAAACAAATCCCAACGCCGTGCGTGAATTTGTAGAAGCGACTCCAATCGCGAGCCTGTCCAGACGTGAAGCGCTCAAACATCTATCATGA
- a CDS encoding B12-binding domain-containing radical SAM protein, giving the protein MKILLSTLNAKFIHSSLALRYLRSYAQEAFPSIELVEYTINDVTLNIVADIHKRKPDVVAFSCYIWNIRETLSVIRTLKKICPDVPIILGGPEVTYDADEWMKKHPEIDVICIGEGEQTFLELLQVYQESLQTKQTPRLRDVAGIAYREEEYVRFSMPRAQVEEMDSIPSPYADHLDELNNRVVYFEASRGCPFKCQYCLSSIEDGVRYFSLERVKEDLMRLINHGVKTIKFVDRTFNINKKYALEIFQFLIDNHNGTIFQFEITADILRADVLDFLTENAPPGIFRFEIGVQSTNDETNRLVQRIQRFDRLARTVTQIKDSKKIDQHLDLIAGLPEEDYASFRKTFNDVFGLRPEELQLGFLKMLRGTGVRARAANHGYVFMDEAPYEILGNNVLSFDDMQKIKRVEDILEKYWNAHRMDYTVEWLLANQFETAFDFFQAFGDYWENQGWSRIGHQLEDLFVRLQKFLHFQQVDGMGHVLSMMKFDFLRNQKHRPRKLWWEDVMDKEEMQQTFAVLTEQRERLRDDFAAHAALEKDYFKHTLTAKVTFDIEKWLETGEIVEGDFILVVYYPYKDEEQNAFAVVKQDVQAAG; this is encoded by the coding sequence ATGAAGATTTTACTATCGACCTTAAACGCCAAGTTTATTCACTCCTCTCTCGCTTTGCGCTATTTGCGGAGCTATGCCCAGGAAGCATTTCCTTCGATTGAGCTGGTGGAGTATACCATCAACGATGTGACGTTAAATATAGTAGCAGATATACACAAGCGAAAGCCCGATGTCGTTGCATTTTCCTGTTATATCTGGAACATTCGCGAGACGCTTAGTGTCATTCGCACGTTGAAAAAGATTTGCCCGGATGTTCCAATTATCCTCGGGGGACCAGAGGTAACCTATGATGCGGACGAATGGATGAAGAAGCATCCTGAAATCGATGTCATCTGCATTGGTGAAGGGGAGCAGACCTTTTTGGAGCTTTTGCAGGTGTATCAGGAATCATTGCAAACCAAGCAGACTCCACGCCTGCGTGATGTAGCCGGAATCGCTTATCGCGAAGAGGAGTACGTTCGTTTTTCCATGCCGCGTGCGCAAGTGGAAGAGATGGACAGCATTCCTTCGCCATACGCGGACCATCTGGACGAGCTGAACAACCGCGTCGTCTATTTTGAGGCTTCCCGTGGCTGTCCGTTCAAATGCCAATACTGTCTGTCGTCGATTGAAGACGGCGTACGCTATTTCAGTCTGGAACGAGTGAAAGAAGATCTCATGCGTTTGATCAATCACGGCGTCAAAACGATCAAGTTCGTGGATCGCACATTTAACATCAATAAAAAATATGCGTTGGAAATCTTTCAGTTTTTGATCGACAACCACAATGGGACAATCTTTCAATTCGAGATCACGGCAGACATTTTGCGTGCAGACGTACTCGACTTCTTGACCGAGAACGCACCGCCAGGCATTTTCCGCTTCGAGATTGGGGTTCAGTCCACGAATGATGAGACCAACCGCCTTGTTCAGCGGATTCAGCGCTTCGATCGCCTTGCGCGTACAGTGACACAGATCAAGGATTCGAAAAAAATCGATCAGCATCTGGACTTGATCGCTGGTTTGCCTGAGGAAGACTATGCATCCTTCCGCAAAACCTTCAATGACGTGTTTGGTCTACGCCCGGAAGAGCTTCAGCTCGGCTTTTTGAAAATGCTGCGCGGGACAGGTGTTCGTGCGCGTGCGGCTAATCACGGCTATGTTTTTATGGATGAGGCACCTTACGAAATTTTGGGGAACAACGTCCTTTCCTTTGATGACATGCAAAAAATCAAGCGTGTAGAAGACATTCTGGAAAAGTACTGGAATGCGCACCGGATGGACTATACAGTGGAGTGGCTGTTGGCGAATCAATTCGAAACGGCTTTTGACTTCTTCCAGGCATTTGGCGACTATTGGGAAAATCAAGGCTGGAGCCGAATCGGCCATCAATTAGAGGATTTGTTCGTGCGCTTGCAGAAGTTTTTGCATTTCCAGCAAGTAGACGGTATGGGGCATGTGCTCAGCATGATGAAATTCGATTTCCTGCGCAACCAGAAGCATCGCCCGCGCAAGCTGTGGTGGGAGGATGTCATGGACAAGGAAGAGATGCAGCAGACGTTCGCTGTCCTAACCGAGCAGCGTGAGCGACTCCGCGATGATTTTGCGGCACATGCTGCATTGGAAAAAGATTACTTCAAGCACACGCTGACTGCCAAGGTGACCTTTGACATAGAAAAATGGTTGGAGACTGGTGAGATTGTCGAGGGTGACTTTATACTCGTCGTGTATTATCCGTACAAAGATGAAGAGCAAAATGCTTTTGCTGTCGTCAAGCAGGACGTCCAAGCAGCAGGCTAA